The Bacillus sp. B-jedd sequence CTATTTTACTATTCATTGCAGCGGGCCTTGCGGAAATCGGGGGAGGCTATTTGGTCTGGCTCTGGCTTCGGGAAAGCCGGCCGCTTTGGTACGGGATTGCCGGGAGCTTGATCCTCGTTTTTTACGGTGTTATCCCTACCTTGCAGAAGTTCCCGACATTCGGACGTGTTTATGCGGCTTACGGAGGGATTTTTATTATTCTCGCCGTCCTATGGGGCTGGGGAATCGACAAGAAAACGCCTGATTTATACGACTGGGTCGGAGCGGCTATCTGCCTGGTTGGGGTTTCAGTGATTCTTTGGGCTCCAAGGCATTAACGGAATTGAAGTTTTGCTAGAGAAAAATACTTGTTTGTCCATGTCTCCCGCCACTTCTTTTCCATATGTTAATA is a genomic window containing:
- a CDS encoding YnfA family protein; translation: MMFLAILLFIAAGLAEIGGGYLVWLWLRESRPLWYGIAGSLILVFYGVIPTLQKFPTFGRVYAAYGGIFIILAVLWGWGIDKKTPDLYDWVGAAICLVGVSVILWAPRH